A region from the Lentisphaera profundi genome encodes:
- a CDS encoding c-type cytochrome yields MKKINTFRTWLLLSFSLSIIPLYANAELISEGEKTYDANCAACHQKKGIGQVGLAPSIGNRDFLAIASDDFIKSVIAQGRAGTAMVARPDLSGQKVDAIIAFLRSLPISNPKVIKVDNSLKFTGDIKKGADHYLKFCSSCHGTEGQGYSYGGPGPGIGLPSFLNQASDDFIFQTLKHGRSGTAMLSFIGATGLANLSEQDAKDIIVFLRNIDKTTTTKTSAPTGASQYSLCVSCHGQNAEGNIALKAPALQHLSEDYIVKSLKKFKLGARGYDPKDINGATMKSMAGMIADDKTMVMVAKHIKSLAVKTPAATIKGDATSGAALYAMCVACHGANGEGNPLLKAPALAGQADWYIVAQLKNYKAGLRGVHAGDPEGALMRPMSMILANDQAINDVAAHIQNLSKNKRSK; encoded by the coding sequence ATGAAAAAAATAAACACTTTTAGAACTTGGCTATTGCTCAGTTTTTCATTGTCAATAATCCCATTATACGCCAATGCAGAATTAATTAGCGAAGGGGAAAAAACTTACGACGCTAATTGCGCTGCCTGCCATCAAAAAAAGGGTATTGGTCAAGTGGGCCTTGCTCCAAGTATTGGCAATAGAGATTTCCTTGCTATCGCCTCCGATGACTTTATCAAAAGTGTTATTGCTCAAGGTCGAGCAGGTACTGCAATGGTGGCTCGCCCTGATTTATCTGGACAGAAAGTCGATGCTATAATTGCCTTTTTACGTTCTTTGCCTATTTCTAATCCCAAAGTTATCAAAGTTGATAATTCCTTGAAATTTACAGGTGATATTAAGAAAGGTGCCGACCATTACCTTAAGTTCTGTTCTTCTTGTCACGGTACAGAAGGACAGGGATATTCCTATGGTGGTCCAGGACCTGGTATTGGACTCCCTAGTTTTTTAAACCAAGCATCTGATGATTTTATTTTTCAAACTCTCAAACATGGACGTTCGGGTACCGCAATGCTTAGCTTTATAGGTGCTACTGGCTTAGCTAACCTAAGTGAACAAGATGCCAAAGACATCATCGTTTTTTTGCGCAATATTGATAAGACTACCACAACTAAAACATCGGCTCCTACTGGCGCATCACAATATTCACTCTGTGTGAGTTGTCACGGCCAAAACGCAGAAGGGAATATCGCTCTGAAAGCTCCTGCTCTCCAACATTTAAGTGAAGACTATATCGTTAAGAGCTTAAAAAAATTCAAATTAGGCGCTCGTGGTTATGACCCTAAAGATATTAATGGCGCCACAATGAAAAGCATGGCGGGTATGATTGCTGATGACAAAACCATGGTGATGGTAGCCAAACACATAAAAAGCTTAGCTGTAAAAACACCCGCAGCCACCATCAAAGGTGATGCCACTTCTGGTGCCGCTCTTTACGCCATGTGTGTCGCCTGCCATGGCGCTAATGGCGAAGGTAATCCTCTACTTAAAGCTCCTGCACTCGCAGGGCAAGCTGATTGGTACATTGTTGCTCAACTCAAGAACTATAAAGCGGGCTTACGCGGTGTTCATGCTGGCGATCCCGAGGGTGCCTTAATGCGCCCAATGTCGATGATTTTAGCCAATGATCAAGCCATCAATGATGTTGCCGCACATATACAAAATTTATCAAAAAATAAGAGGTCAAAATAA
- a CDS encoding molybdopterin oxidoreductase family protein, producing the protein MKRRSFIKGSAAMGAAAGVSGSKGWAVPGSDKIELEGKKCATNLLAACPYCGVGCGTIIQTKNGKITNILPDKDHPTNKGLQCIKGLTSAEAIYVNRLTKPLIRKDMSDPHTGHISKTKGSYDPKHFREATWEEADELITDKIVELVQEYGGNSIGLYGSGQLPVEGQYLENLFMKGVLGSNTIEANARMCMTSAVTGYFKALGSDTPPTCYDDIEISDMICFWGHNARGSHPILYWRVADHKSKNDIPTLCVDPRRTGTVAGLEEINPENSTHFPTINGDISIHNAIAYAIMEKHPEAVDWNLLKNHTTGWETYVEEVKKDYRPEDVIDRTMIPAEEIYALAATWAEASIKGKKRGQGGVLAFWGIGYNQHLHGQHNTMSLINLMALTGNIGRPGCGPHSQTGQPNAMGERLTGGLTGRLPFNIGLDDDKHRAVMAEAWGVPKARLDAVASAANPGMAVGMMERALKGEVKAMFMIYATHIDLPDAYNLSRPAMTKMFTVSQEIYKDAPNNLYSDIILPAATWGEWVGGTYVQSERRFYVCDGTANPVKGCRPDMDMVIDKIKSIGEKLGLDPKKIAPYERKENGYYDPEEVFRDFLKASKGTDADLTGILEVEKETGKSPYQQIRDLRGIQWPAPTAAIAKAGGTKRRYMGQESYWPDKPYAEFRHPDGKLHIHMCRQDYSNYKEVTDELKKLGTDPNYFAIDHLDVLVKARDAGLTPELPDKDFLGKKIGTVPKDKFPFWWATGVVYEHFHTAKTIRAGTTKKLVPEMYVEMHPEDAAELGVKDGQWVKVITRRNNPNDKNNEAYIEARVSIGLDSVVKPARNTVPKGFLFSPWNLSVADSADPAKNRWLANGTTHRAFDPVSGQADFKKNACRIEPLS; encoded by the coding sequence ATGAAACGACGTTCATTTATAAAAGGCTCAGCCGCCATGGGTGCGGCCGCTGGTGTATCAGGAAGCAAAGGCTGGGCAGTTCCCGGCAGTGATAAGATTGAACTTGAAGGGAAAAAGTGCGCTACTAATTTACTGGCTGCTTGTCCTTATTGTGGTGTGGGTTGTGGTACCATTATTCAGACGAAAAATGGCAAAATCACTAATATCCTCCCCGATAAAGATCACCCCACTAACAAAGGTTTACAGTGTATCAAGGGCCTCACCTCTGCTGAAGCCATCTACGTAAATCGCTTAACAAAACCTCTCATTCGAAAAGATATGTCCGATCCTCATACTGGACATATTTCAAAGACAAAAGGCTCTTATGACCCCAAACATTTCCGCGAAGCAACTTGGGAAGAAGCTGACGAGTTAATTACGGATAAAATAGTTGAATTAGTACAGGAATATGGTGGTAACTCTATCGGACTCTACGGTTCTGGACAACTTCCCGTTGAAGGCCAATACTTAGAAAACCTCTTCATGAAGGGGGTTTTAGGTTCTAACACAATCGAAGCTAACGCTAGAATGTGTATGACTTCAGCTGTTACGGGTTACTTCAAGGCTTTGGGCTCTGATACGCCTCCGACCTGCTACGATGATATCGAAATTTCAGATATGATCTGTTTTTGGGGTCACAACGCTCGCGGTTCACACCCCATTCTCTACTGGCGTGTAGCTGATCATAAATCTAAAAATGATATTCCCACCCTCTGTGTTGACCCACGCCGTACAGGTACGGTAGCAGGGCTCGAGGAAATCAACCCTGAAAACAGTACACATTTCCCCACCATTAATGGGGATATCTCCATTCATAATGCCATTGCTTATGCGATCATGGAAAAACATCCTGAAGCAGTCGATTGGAATTTACTTAAAAATCACACCACTGGTTGGGAAACTTACGTAGAAGAAGTCAAAAAAGACTACCGTCCTGAAGATGTAATTGATCGTACCATGATTCCAGCTGAAGAAATCTATGCACTAGCTGCAACTTGGGCCGAAGCCTCGATCAAAGGTAAAAAACGTGGTCAAGGTGGCGTGCTTGCCTTCTGGGGCATTGGCTATAATCAACACCTACATGGTCAGCATAATACGATGAGTCTTATTAACCTCATGGCTTTAACGGGTAATATTGGTCGTCCTGGTTGCGGACCGCATTCTCAAACGGGTCAGCCTAACGCCATGGGTGAACGTCTCACTGGTGGCCTCACTGGTCGCCTACCCTTTAATATCGGACTTGATGACGATAAGCACCGTGCTGTAATGGCCGAAGCTTGGGGCGTTCCCAAAGCCCGTCTCGATGCCGTTGCGAGTGCCGCAAATCCTGGTATGGCAGTCGGCATGATGGAACGCGCTCTTAAAGGTGAAGTCAAAGCCATGTTTATGATCTATGCTACGCATATTGACCTCCCAGATGCTTATAACTTATCGCGCCCAGCGATGACCAAAATGTTCACCGTCTCTCAAGAGATCTACAAAGACGCACCAAATAATCTTTACTCAGATATCATTCTACCTGCAGCTACTTGGGGTGAATGGGTCGGTGGAACCTACGTTCAGTCCGAACGTCGTTTCTACGTTTGCGATGGTACCGCCAACCCGGTGAAAGGTTGCCGTCCAGATATGGATATGGTCATCGATAAAATTAAATCAATCGGTGAAAAATTAGGTCTTGATCCCAAAAAGATCGCACCTTATGAACGCAAAGAAAATGGTTATTATGATCCTGAAGAAGTCTTCCGCGATTTCCTTAAAGCCTCTAAGGGAACAGATGCCGACCTTACTGGAATTCTAGAAGTAGAAAAAGAAACGGGTAAATCTCCCTACCAACAAATTCGTGACCTACGTGGTATTCAATGGCCTGCACCTACTGCGGCTATTGCAAAAGCAGGGGGAACTAAACGTCGTTATATGGGTCAAGAATCGTACTGGCCAGATAAACCCTATGCAGAATTTCGACACCCTGATGGTAAACTGCATATCCACATGTGCCGTCAGGATTATAGCAACTATAAGGAAGTCACCGACGAACTCAAAAAACTCGGTACAGATCCTAATTACTTTGCTATTGATCACCTCGATGTACTCGTGAAGGCCCGTGATGCTGGCTTGACTCCCGAGCTTCCGGACAAGGACTTCCTCGGTAAAAAAATCGGTACTGTCCCCAAAGACAAATTCCCCTTCTGGTGGGCTACTGGCGTAGTTTACGAGCATTTCCATACTGCGAAAACCATCCGTGCGGGTACTACGAAGAAACTCGTCCCAGAAATGTATGTGGAAATGCACCCTGAAGACGCCGCAGAGCTAGGTGTGAAAGATGGTCAGTGGGTCAAAGTCATTACGCGACGTAATAATCCCAATGATAAAAATAACGAAGCCTATATAGAAGCTCGTGTTTCAATCGGTCTCGACTCGGTAGTTAAGCCGGCTCGTAACACAGTTCCCAAGGGCTTTCTTTTTAGTCCCTGGAATCTCTCTGTTGCCGATAGTGCCGACCCTGCGAAAAATCGCTGGTTAGCTAATGGCACGACTCACCGCGCCTTCGACCCTGTCTCAGGCCAGGCAGACTTCAAAAAGAATGCCTGTAGAATTGAACCCTTAAGCTAA
- a CDS encoding 4Fe-4S dicluster domain-containing protein, with amino-acid sequence MKLSRKRFLLSFAAGVVLPLLIPLIDKLPKNSRLKRFLRPPGAGSEKEFLKACIGCGECANVCPNKCIEMHGLDQGLENLATPKIIARSRACTLCMACTQICPTDALKKLEPTEEGMKAVDMGKAYLSTDICYSFHGRTCGVCYRACPLPGVAMTIGLFEQPTIHQDACVGCGLCESACIHMPQAVRIVPKHELEAMKPRNELAFIKVPK; translated from the coding sequence ATGAAATTAAGTCGTAAAAGATTTTTACTGAGTTTCGCTGCGGGGGTGGTCCTACCACTGCTGATACCTTTGATTGATAAGCTCCCAAAAAATTCACGCTTAAAAAGGTTCTTACGTCCCCCGGGTGCAGGTTCTGAAAAAGAATTTCTCAAGGCCTGTATAGGCTGTGGCGAATGTGCTAATGTTTGTCCCAATAAGTGTATTGAAATGCATGGACTTGATCAAGGTTTAGAGAATTTAGCAACGCCAAAAATAATTGCACGTTCAAGAGCCTGTACACTGTGCATGGCCTGTACTCAAATTTGTCCTACTGATGCCCTCAAGAAACTTGAGCCTACTGAGGAAGGAATGAAAGCCGTCGATATGGGTAAAGCCTACCTTTCTACTGATATCTGTTATTCCTTTCATGGTCGTACCTGCGGTGTTTGCTACCGTGCTTGTCCTCTCCCTGGTGTTGCTATGACCATTGGTCTTTTTGAGCAACCGACTATCCATCAAGATGCCTGTGTCGGCTGTGGACTTTGCGAGAGTGCCTGCATTCACATGCCACAAGCTGTACGAATTGTTCCAAAGCATGAACTAGAGGCCATGAAACCTCGTAATGAGCTCGCATTTATTAAGGTTCCAAAATAA
- a CDS encoding 4Fe-4S binding protein — MKKKFITGKKLLIFSVISRSLVLLLLCLLAMWTEYLNLKVGYNNARLVELSAGSDRPIYGKLLRQFYESSDAFFSFFGDPIQVMQSNGGMTWSIRLMGVPFSDPVAGMALIARNHTLPLSFGLGLIIPLTIVLLFGRVFCSYICPASLVFFIAARIRRYLGKFFIFPEFNTSPALAWGILCGGLLCSTLFGYGIWTLILPYFAIGQTIFHGLAFGTLSVTIISLAFFLTFDLILGQQFTCRNLCPTGRLLGFLGQKSKVIIKRDASQCVDSCHSCTQICPLKVDPKKDETRDCSLCGECLSVCPSKCLSVGIRKK, encoded by the coding sequence ATGAAAAAGAAATTTATCACTGGCAAAAAACTTCTGATTTTTTCAGTTATTTCCCGTAGCTTGGTTCTATTATTACTTTGCCTCTTAGCGATGTGGACCGAATACCTCAACTTAAAAGTTGGTTACAATAATGCTCGCTTGGTAGAATTAAGTGCGGGAAGTGATCGCCCTATCTATGGTAAATTACTACGACAATTCTATGAAAGTTCTGATGCCTTTTTTTCATTTTTTGGTGATCCTATTCAAGTTATGCAAAGCAATGGTGGCATGACTTGGTCGATTCGCCTCATGGGTGTCCCCTTTAGTGATCCTGTTGCAGGGATGGCTCTGATTGCTCGTAATCATACCCTGCCATTAAGTTTTGGCTTAGGCTTAATCATTCCACTCACAATTGTTTTACTTTTCGGACGTGTATTCTGTTCCTATATATGTCCTGCTTCTCTAGTCTTTTTTATTGCCGCTCGTATAAGACGTTACCTCGGTAAATTCTTTATTTTTCCCGAATTCAATACCAGCCCAGCTTTAGCTTGGGGTATCCTTTGTGGTGGCTTGCTTTGCTCGACATTATTTGGTTATGGTATCTGGACGCTCATTTTACCTTACTTTGCGATTGGCCAAACTATTTTTCATGGCCTTGCTTTTGGGACCCTATCCGTCACTATCATTTCACTTGCCTTCTTTCTCACTTTTGACCTTATACTCGGTCAACAATTTACCTGTAGGAACCTTTGTCCCACGGGACGTCTTTTGGGCTTTCTTGGACAAAAATCAAAGGTTATTATTAAGCGTGATGCCTCACAATGTGTTGACTCGTGTCATTCATGTACTCAAATCTGCCCTCTCAAAGTGGATCCCAAAAAAGACGAAACGCGCGATTGCTCCTTATGTGGAGAATGCCTCAGTGTCTGCCCATCCAAATGCCTTAGCGTAGGAATCAGAAAAAAATGA
- a CDS encoding 4Fe-4S binding protein has translation MNYSLLAQEQSVSKIADAVMQSCCSQSVQGIPNWLASASIAAILIFSHIFINSKASFKIKSYWTFNLFEKFPLLLKIVKKNSFPLIIQSLSIFLFLFIIFAGFFGSQRISIVPMLVWTIWWILLIFLAAGFATTFCAICPWEGLSSIISSLSLRSRKKKIGFEMKWPKKLKNVYPALGLFVFLTWLELGIDDMTKSPSMSAIMGLIFLAIAILTVSIFEKRVFCRYLCMVGRISGLYAMFSPLELRGKSMDVCNACTTKDCLRGNEKATGCPTMLFPGGINDNNYCTMCTECVRACPHDNMALNIRSVAADLIHRSRFKMDEAFFAVTLLALTSFHGITMTPSWNIMVDMTRAMTGLSQAPIFSLLMIFMILIPMGIFWFSAWTTKQLTCNHKMRTRDFFKAFAYPLIPVALFYHLAHNGMHFFMEAQNIIPLLSDPMGWGWDLFGTATKTYAPMLSLTSIWYLQVILIVIGHIFGVIVADRIAKVLFKDRKNFIRCLIPQLIVMILYSSFSIWLIAQPMEMRTGM, from the coding sequence ATGAATTACTCACTGCTCGCTCAAGAACAAAGTGTAAGTAAAATTGCTGATGCGGTTATGCAAAGTTGCTGTTCTCAATCAGTTCAAGGTATTCCGAACTGGTTAGCCTCCGCAAGTATTGCTGCCATACTCATTTTTTCACATATTTTTATTAACAGTAAGGCCTCCTTTAAAATCAAATCTTATTGGACCTTTAATCTCTTTGAGAAATTCCCCTTACTACTCAAAATTGTTAAAAAAAATAGCTTCCCTTTAATAATCCAGTCGCTCTCTATTTTTCTCTTTCTTTTTATAATTTTTGCGGGCTTTTTTGGAAGTCAACGCATTAGTATTGTGCCGATGTTAGTGTGGACTATATGGTGGATTTTATTGATTTTTCTAGCCGCGGGTTTTGCCACAACTTTCTGTGCTATATGTCCTTGGGAAGGACTCAGTTCGATCATTAGTTCGCTCTCTTTACGCTCACGTAAAAAGAAAATTGGCTTTGAAATGAAATGGCCAAAAAAACTTAAGAATGTCTATCCCGCTCTCGGTCTTTTTGTCTTCCTCACTTGGCTAGAACTCGGCATTGATGATATGACTAAATCTCCTTCTATGTCCGCAATTATGGGGCTCATTTTTTTAGCTATAGCCATATTGACGGTTAGCATATTTGAAAAAAGAGTTTTTTGTCGATACCTCTGTATGGTTGGTCGCATTAGTGGACTTTATGCCATGTTTAGCCCTCTCGAACTTCGCGGTAAATCCATGGATGTCTGCAATGCTTGTACAACGAAAGATTGTTTACGTGGCAATGAAAAAGCGACTGGTTGCCCCACCATGCTATTTCCCGGTGGCATCAATGATAATAATTATTGTACGATGTGTACAGAATGTGTACGAGCCTGTCCTCATGATAATATGGCCCTCAATATACGCTCTGTTGCTGCGGACCTTATTCATCGTTCACGCTTTAAAATGGATGAAGCTTTTTTTGCTGTAACTTTGCTTGCTCTCACTAGTTTTCATGGAATCACTATGACTCCATCTTGGAATATTATGGTGGATATGACCCGTGCGATGACGGGTTTAAGCCAAGCCCCCATTTTTAGCTTACTGATGATATTTATGATTCTTATACCGATGGGGATTTTTTGGTTCTCTGCTTGGACAACAAAACAGCTGACTTGCAATCATAAAATGCGAACGAGAGACTTTTTTAAAGCTTTTGCTTACCCACTTATTCCCGTTGCCCTTTTTTATCATTTGGCTCACAATGGCATGCACTTTTTCATGGAAGCTCAGAATATCATCCCTTTGCTTTCAGATCCTATGGGTTGGGGCTGGGACCTTTTCGGTACCGCAACAAAAACATACGCACCCATGCTTTCCTTGACTAGTATTTGGTATCTTCAGGTTATCCTCATTGTCATAGGCCATATTTTTGGTGTTATCGTTGCCGATCGTATTGCCAAAGTTCTCTTTAAGGATCGTAAGAATTTTATTCGCTGTCTTATTCCACAACTAATCGTGATGATTCTTTATTCCAGTTTCAGTATATGGTTAATTGCTCAACCGATGGAAATGCGTACGGGAATGTAA
- a CDS encoding 4Fe-4S dicluster domain-containing protein, with product MTISRRQLFRLRPSKLMDLAFEDKKESKIKSYIRPPGVVSEDLFLDKCDNCSACLEACPHGVIKKLGPEAGKFEYTPYLNPRELPCHWCTDFDCIKACPSGVLSKNNDEKVKPIAKALVDMNSCLISLGTICDECRSVCPSELRAIKIFDRQVHIDLDKCSGCGLCSFYCDNAGSAIKIENI from the coding sequence ATGACTATTTCACGTCGACAGTTATTTCGCCTGCGCCCCTCAAAATTGATGGACTTGGCTTTTGAGGATAAAAAAGAATCCAAAATAAAATCATATATTCGTCCCCCTGGGGTCGTAAGTGAGGATTTATTTTTGGATAAATGTGACAATTGTTCGGCTTGTCTTGAAGCGTGCCCTCATGGTGTAATCAAAAAACTTGGACCTGAAGCGGGTAAATTTGAGTATACTCCATATTTAAACCCTCGAGAACTTCCCTGTCATTGGTGTACTGATTTTGATTGTATAAAGGCTTGTCCTTCGGGCGTATTAAGTAAAAATAATGATGAAAAAGTTAAGCCTATAGCGAAAGCCCTTGTCGATATGAATTCATGTCTTATTAGTTTAGGAACAATTTGCGATGAATGTCGTAGTGTATGCCCTTCTGAACTTCGCGCTATTAAAATTTTTGATAGACAAGTTCACATTGATTTGGATAAATGCTCTGGTTGTGGACTCTGTTCCTTTTACTGTGATAATGCCGGTTCCGCAATTAAAATAGAAAATATATAA
- a CDS encoding molybdopterin molybdotransferase MoeA has product MISVLEATQLIEKFSPIYPSKKLATALCSEHILRENICAERENPPFHRIAMDGIAINFQSYLDGKRSFLIEGIQAAGHEPLELKNLENCFEAMTGGVLPHHCDCVIPIERLSVENGVASLETGLELSQWQNIHKHGSDHAAGFLLAEEGIRLKVPDIAVAAAAGYGFLDVSKTPSIAIIATGDELVGPDEELKAWQIRRSNTVAILAGLNAAGFTKSNEYHLKDDEAELERKLAELLEQNDMLILTGGVSMGKFDFVPRVLEKLGVNKVFHKVAQRPGKPLWFGVKGQKTVFGLPGNPVSAVINFQRYILPQLQKSSACLPQKQIPLAVLTKDFKFSKKMTRFLPVTTYFDANSRLCATPKETNGSGDFGALSGSDGFLELEAETDLFPEAYSAPFYTW; this is encoded by the coding sequence ATGATTAGCGTTCTTGAAGCTACTCAGCTTATTGAAAAATTTAGCCCCATTTACCCATCTAAAAAACTCGCAACGGCTCTTTGCTCCGAGCATATTCTTCGTGAAAATATTTGTGCTGAACGAGAAAACCCACCTTTTCATCGTATCGCCATGGATGGCATTGCCATCAATTTTCAAAGCTATTTGGATGGCAAAAGATCTTTTCTCATTGAGGGCATTCAAGCTGCTGGTCACGAGCCCCTTGAGCTTAAAAACTTGGAAAATTGTTTTGAAGCTATGACTGGTGGAGTATTGCCTCATCATTGTGATTGTGTGATTCCCATCGAACGCCTAAGTGTGGAAAATGGTGTCGCAAGTTTAGAGACTGGTTTAGAATTGAGTCAATGGCAGAATATTCATAAACATGGCAGTGATCATGCTGCAGGGTTTTTACTCGCTGAAGAAGGAATAAGACTCAAAGTACCCGATATCGCCGTTGCCGCTGCTGCAGGTTATGGATTCTTAGATGTTTCAAAAACTCCTTCTATTGCCATTATTGCGACAGGAGATGAATTAGTCGGCCCAGACGAAGAACTCAAGGCTTGGCAAATCCGTCGCTCCAATACAGTAGCCATCCTCGCAGGCTTAAATGCAGCTGGTTTCACTAAAAGTAATGAATATCACCTCAAAGATGATGAAGCTGAACTTGAAAGAAAACTAGCTGAACTCCTAGAGCAAAACGACATGCTGATTCTTACTGGTGGAGTCTCCATGGGGAAATTCGATTTTGTCCCCCGTGTGCTCGAAAAACTAGGTGTTAATAAAGTTTTTCATAAAGTGGCTCAACGACCAGGCAAACCCTTGTGGTTTGGCGTTAAAGGCCAAAAAACAGTCTTTGGTTTACCCGGTAACCCGGTCTCGGCAGTCATTAATTTTCAGCGTTATATTTTACCTCAATTACAAAAAAGCTCTGCTTGTTTGCCTCAAAAACAGATTCCACTCGCAGTACTCACTAAAGATTTTAAATTCTCTAAAAAGATGACTCGTTTCTTACCCGTTACGACCTATTTTGATGCTAACTCTCGCTTATGTGCGACTCCAAAAGAAACAAATGGCTCTGGTGATTTTGGCGCTTTATCTGGATCTGATGGTTTTTTAGAACTCGAAGCCGAAACTGACCTTTTTCCCGAAGCTTATTCTGCTCCCTTTTATACCTGGTAA
- the moaA gene encoding GTP 3',8-cyclase MoaA translates to MPGNSMEVFDKFTRPMRDLRISVIDVCNFRCLYCMPPDQDYEFFKNDEKLSPDEFVRLANIFVKLGVQRIRITGGEPLLHPKLNQIISEINEIENLVDLSITTNASLLTEKAPLLKEAGIRRITVSLDSLDPEKFKLMNGGRGNLDDVLSGIDTAIKLGFKELKINTVIEKGINEYQILPLTRYAREKGLILRFIEFMDVGNKNEWNMKKVLPSAEVRKIISSEFELKARESNFYGEVAGRYEFADKKGEVGFISSVTEAFCSSCTRARISSDGKLYTCLFSGRGFDLKTLLRDGSSDQSIAEKICGVWENRSNRYSEERQEALKNPRTHDIVEMFKIGG, encoded by the coding sequence ATACCTGGTAACTCTATGGAAGTTTTCGATAAATTTACACGACCCATGCGGGATTTAAGGATTTCAGTTATTGATGTCTGTAATTTTCGCTGTTTATATTGCATGCCCCCAGATCAAGATTACGAATTTTTTAAAAATGACGAAAAATTAAGCCCTGATGAATTTGTTCGCTTAGCTAATATTTTCGTAAAACTCGGCGTTCAACGCATACGAATTACTGGTGGCGAACCGCTTTTACATCCCAAACTTAATCAAATTATTTCTGAAATAAACGAAATTGAAAACTTAGTCGATTTATCTATAACCACTAATGCGAGTTTATTAACAGAAAAAGCTCCTTTACTAAAGGAGGCCGGTATTCGTCGTATTACCGTATCCCTTGACTCACTTGATCCAGAAAAATTTAAATTAATGAATGGTGGTAGAGGCAATCTAGATGATGTTTTATCTGGGATTGATACTGCCATCAAATTAGGTTTTAAAGAACTCAAAATTAATACTGTCATCGAAAAAGGCATTAACGAATACCAAATTTTACCGCTCACACGTTATGCTCGCGAAAAAGGACTCATATTAAGATTTATTGAGTTTATGGATGTGGGAAATAAGAATGAATGGAATATGAAAAAAGTATTACCTTCTGCTGAAGTAAGAAAAATTATTAGTTCGGAATTTGAACTCAAGGCACGAGAATCCAACTTTTATGGAGAAGTTGCTGGACGTTATGAATTTGCTGATAAAAAGGGAGAAGTTGGTTTCATATCTTCTGTAACAGAAGCTTTTTGTTCTTCGTGTACAAGAGCCAGAATTTCTTCTGATGGCAAACTTTATACCTGTCTATTTTCCGGACGAGGCTTTGATTTAAAAACCTTACTTCGCGATGGATCAAGTGATCAAAGTATTGCTGAAAAAATTTGTGGGGTTTGGGAAAATCGAAGCAATCGTTATTCTGAAGAACGCCAGGAAGCACTGAAAAATCCACGTACCCACGATATTGTAGAAATGTTTAAAATTGGTGGCTAA